The DNA window GGATGAAATAATCCTTGAAGTAGAACAGAAATTATTTCAGGTGGAGAAATCTGTTCTGGCTGCAGAAAgtaattattttcaaataatgttttatggTGGATTCAAAGAAAACTCAATGCACCATATCCACTTGTATGGAGTAAGTGAGACCTGTTTTCAGATTCTTCTGGACTTTGTAAAAAGTGGCAACATGGAGCTGAACCAAGGAAATGTTACGGATCTCCTGGAAACTGCTGATTTTTTAGATCTAAGACAAGCTAAGCAGCTGTGTATTGGATACTTAAAACAAGAATTAGGAGTTTCTAACTGTTTGAGTATGATGTCCTACTCTCGACAGTATAACTGTGCAGAACTTTTTGATTCAGCTTTCTATGTTGCAGTCACACATCTATCTGAGCTTTTGCAAGACAGTGAAGATGAATTCAGCGAGTTGGACAAGGAAACCCTCATAGAGTTGCTGCAAACAGATGAACTCTATGTCACTAATGAAGACTTTGTCTTTGATGCTGTGATGAAGTGGGTCATGGTAGACTCCATAAGAGAGAAGGAGTTTGAAGAATTAGTCAGTTTCGTCAGACCTGCTTTTCTTAGTCTCACCTTTCTTGATGTTCTTGTAAAGCGCAGCCAGAGATCAAAAGAGCATGATGTCTACGCAAGGCTTTTACAGATGTTAAACACAAAACCTCCCAGGGCTTGGAGTTTAATGAATGAGGTTATGTCTACAAGCAGAACCTATGAGACCTTGTATGTGCTTGGAGGCAAACATGAAAAAGAGCATCAAGAACTGTATGTCTACTTGCCGAAGACTTCCACATGGAGACCCTGCTCACCCTTACAACGCAAAAATCTCACACAGTATGCAGTCGCCACAGTAGGTAACACTCTagaatattatcaatatttacataattttcattttttgtaagatAAATTCTGTGGTTTCAATTTTGTAAGCAAAGTATTACCTAGTTTtaaaattttgtcagtttttaaactgaactccagTCAAATGTCAAAGTAAATAGCTGGAACACAAGTATGAAATGCAGTTCCCACCTACGTATTTTAACTGTGATCCACATATCCCTGTCAGAAAATGCAGCTGGGATGTTTGTtagcaatattttatatactgtaatattaaaTAGCCTGTTTTATACATTCCATACCCTAGGCTGCTACACTCTGTATACTACATTGCATTTACCAAACAAGCATACCTCTCCAGGTATGTTATAGAATAAAAGAGTATTTCTTCCAATAGAAATACTCAGTTTGTATCTCAGTCAGGTCAATTACAGTCCTGGTGGTACCCAGGAAACCACTGCACAATAGTAACATATGGTTTCCATATATTATCTTCAAGAATTGACTGTTCTCTTGCCACCTAAAATACCCTATCTCTACACAGGTGCCATTGTAGGGAGATTATAAATGTTATTCACTTAACCTGttagtgattttattgttttgatctATATGTATCTACAGTATAACTATATAATATGTAGAATGGATTATGATAACCGAAACCGAATGATCAAAGTGGTAAATGCTAAGGTGTTATATTGGTAATTCATTAGCATATATAACTGttacaaacatgaaaaaaggatTTTGAGTAAAGTTGTactgagtaaaaaaaagtcaagtaaGGAaaggttttaatatttaaatcaatgtttattCTTTCAGGCAACCTGGTAATTGTTACTGGTGGATATTTCCGTGGGGATTTTGTATGGTATAGCATAGACTGGGTTCTCATATATGACTCCTCTAACAACAGCTGGACCGATGGACCCCCTATGAAGATATCCAGGAACTGCCATTGTGCTGTAGGGGTTGGGCTCTACCTTTATGTTATAGGAGGAAGCACAGATGAGGGTGTTACTCCAGATGTTGAGAAGCTGGACCTGGCAGAGATGACTTGGGAATCCCAAAGCCCTCTAATCAGACCTGTGGAAAGAGCAGCAGCTGCCAGTGTAGATGCCAAACTATATGTCATATGTGGCCGTGATGAGAATGGAGATGTGTACAGCGGAGTGCAGAGGCTAGACACAGAGACCGGTGTGTGGGATGTAATCACCTACTCTCCTATGCCAAGGTATgataatttaacaaatttatgtTTAATTCCATTGGTAGAATAAGAGAAAGGTAAAGCCTCTGTCCCAGTCGCAGTGtctccctcacttcctgtccggTAAAATGTGGTCAGCTTGAAAGTTAGAAAAGTAAGGGCCCTTGATAGCAGAAAAGTCTGAAAAGGAATATTATctcttccccattctatccaatgctaaaaagaaagagaaaattttTGATttgacataaaatgtttttgacttCACTGCAGCTAAAATCTTATCATGAAGtttaatcaataaataaacaaagctgAAATTTATTATACCTatttctcccctttacttgtttttcatttcaacattctaattaaacaaaactttttgttttgatctgCATCTCTCTGCAGTTTTACTTTGTTATTATCATATAGCAAAGCATTAATAGAGGGTATTtcaaaagtttggtcacaatctTGCACTGTACTGATAGTACAGTGATTCTTCTTAGTGAActagctaaaatataaaaaatgctaagAAATGTGATTCCGGAACGTATTATCTTtattagctgaggtatcactgtatttaaCAATACACAAAATGATGCATTCTGCATGCAGTGTGAGTTTGATATTGTTTGGTCTGTTCACAATATACTTCACATCTCTTTCTGCACAGGTGTGCACATATTAACGTTGTTTATGTATCTAATATCGTTACAATCTTTGTGAAGGGTACCACTTGTTGATAAACATTTTACTTCTGTCTCCTTCATTTATTTAAGGGTTTAACATATATGAGTAAAATCTAGAGCTTAGTTATTCGCAATATAGTTTCATAGTGTTTTGTGGGTGTAGGCTGTTTTGTTTCAGGTAAGATGGGTGTCGTGCCTGCATTGccttgttttaaatgaaaatcatGCTTTCTGGGAAATTTAAATGTAAACCCGAAATGGGCATTTCACACAACAAATACAATGTTTTCAGCACTCTTTCTATCCAGCCTGCAAACAAACACTGTTCCAAATATTTAAGCTAAATACAAAGGTTAGTTGTATAAGTTGTAAATATATGTGGAAGGCTCATCATGCCTCGTCAGGACCCCTCTGTAAAGTGTGGTCCCTAACTCTAAACTTCAAAGAGCATACATTGGGGGAAATAAGAATTGAACACGTCAACGTTTTTCTCAGCCCCGTTTCTAATGGGGTACTGAcgtgaaatttacaccagatgtcgataacaacccaagtaatccttacatacaaagaaatgaaaacaaatacatcTATAAATTAGGTTATGTGTAATACAGTAGAATAGTACAGTGAATAAgtattaaacacataaaaaggGGGCGAAGAAaataaggttttatattttaaccATGCATTAAATGATTGGAATAGAAAGGTTTCTTctaaataatgtatgtaataaatgaGATAATTAggatatatcatatatttaaattttgggTTATTATGCCACTGGGTTTTGCAAAACTCTTCTGTTCTAAGGttattttacactattttatCATCTAAAATTTTACTTCAGTTccttccattttttaaaatgaaagtcgCCATATATTAGCACtaggtaaataataaagaaatgaataatatgtttttatgtaactgtatttgtattaCAAAGTTATATGTTTTTGCCTATTATggtctaatatttttttgtatatatgtttgttgctttgaattctcaataaaaattaaaaattaaaaaaaggagggtgaaaaaaaaaggcgtggaaagccaagaaaccttCTGAAATCTATCAGTATTTACAAACCAGTCCTGTTCAATCCCCTATCAGTGCAAATTTATATTAGCTAGTTTAGTCCTAGTTAATGGCCTATAAAAATGGTTCTCATTACTAAGGTGTCACACAAGAAGCATTTCATGATGGGTAAAAGAAAAGAGCTCTTTCAAGACCTTCCCAACCTTACTGTTGCAAAACATACTTATGGCATTGGTTACAGAAATATTGCTAAAGCttcgtacacactttcaataattatcgttggaaacgaatgacaaacgaccgatcgtccgaaaatcgttaacaaaaaaaggtgTCCAACGGctgaccaacaacgccgacgaacgaggattgtcgttggaaatgaatctgattggctgacgatcgttcactatctatcgtgtgtacagtcgttcagtgatcttgcatgtttctgcaatacactttctcctttacatgtcactccctgcatcgttcaaacgattgtatctagcgtgtgtgcactattggtagattatatttgaacgatcgtatcgttacagcatgtacagaattgtgcacaatatgattgttcaagtataatcgtgcataatcgctgATCGGTCATattcattcgttttctaacgataattattggaagtgtgctCCTCACAAAATTTCAGTCCAAAGAATAACCAGAAGAGTTGTTCAAGAGCCAAGGACCACTCGTGAAGAGCTTCAAAAAGACAGAATTAGCAGgtacagttgtttcaaagaaaacaataagtaatGCACCCATTCGCACTCTCACCTCGCAAGACTccactgctggaaaaaaaaagcaaggggaATCTTGTTTAAAGTTTCCTGCACAATATTTGGACAAGCCAGTGAAATATTTGGAGAATATAGTTTGGTTAGCTGAGAAATGTCAGGAGGACCAAAAAAACGCCATACCAACAGTGAAGTTTGGAGTTGGGAACATCATGGTGTGGGACTGTTTTCCATCCTTTGGTACTGGCAGACTTTATATAATTGAAGGAAGGATGGATAGAGAAATCTACCAGGACATTTTAATAggaatctgctgccatctaccaggatgctgaagatgaaaTGAGGGTGGACATTTCAGCAAAACAATGATCTCTAACAGACAGTCAAGGAAACTCTCAATtggtttcaaataaaaaaaaaaaaagctgctagaATGGCCCAGTCCATCACCCAACTTAAATCCCATTGAAAATCTATGGTAAGAACCGAAGATAAGAAAGATCAGAGTTCATAGCAGAAGCCCCAGGAACCTCCAAGATTTGAAGACAGATTATGTAGAAGAATGAGCCCaaatcacacctgagcaatgcatgCGACTAGCTTATTTGTTTTGGTTTCTATGTGTGGATCACTAAGGTTGTTTCCTACATCTGGTGaaaatttcatgtcaataaaaCCTCCATTTGAAATATGTTTACCGAGAAAAACTGTTTTCAATACTTCTTTCTCTCACTGCATATAGCAAAAGATCAGAGCAGGTATGCCTCAGTCCAGTCATTACTTTATAACGGTTTAGGGACACACCAAAAGCCCATCATAGCTCTTTAAAATACCAAGCCATGACAAATACAAGCAAACAAGTCTAACATctacaaaattattaatataatcaagaaaaaagttttgtttttttgaaggaTGCAAACTTGTTAGACACTTTATCGGACTCTTACAAAAAAGTAACCTAATGTATTCAGGGCATTTTAAAATTGTAGTGGCTAATTCAACCTGTCAGGCTCtaccaagaaaaaacaaattagcaTTTTTTGGTGGACTTACAAGTCTATAGTGCTAAAATTTAGACAGGGAATTCAGCATAATTTTTGTAAGCTATTCATTTTATGTTAGTGATATCTAAGTGTACCAGGCCTGGAAAATTATGTTGAACCTAAAAAAACAGAGTGgacagtttacattttttgttgcttgGACTTTCAACTTACCTATACATGGCCTGCTTAATCAGCATTCCTGAAAAAGCAGACTGGTTCTGTAAAAAGGATTGAATGAAAGACCTTCAAACGAAAGGTTCAAGTTCCCCACAACTTATCTTTAGGACGCCTATGCATAACTGTCACATGTTTCTTAGGGAGTCTATTTACAAATAAGAGGTTCCCCTGGAAGAATACTTTTTGCCAACGTATTGTCATTTAGTTGTTATTGTTTAACATATAGCTAtgagtcttttatttatttttgggtatattaaataaagtttataattttaatatcGTATTTGTATATTAAGCATTGAAAGTCATATTTGTAAACCCCTTGCATTAACTATTCATGGTTTATGGTTTTCATGTTTTAGGTATGATCTATGTGCAACAGTTCTTAATGGAGTTCTATACACCATTGGAGGAAAGGCTCTGAGGTTTGACCTTCGTACTGAGAGGTGGTCGGTAATTGAGGAGGAATGTCTTGACCGCAAGTTCTTTATGGGATGCTGTTCTGCTAATGGAAGAATGTATTTCCTGGGACAAAGGAGAGCAAGTATAACAAGTGATATTCCTAACTTCGTCCTGTATGACCCATATTTGGACATCTGCCAGGTGGAAGATAGCAATCTTCCTTGTCCTCTTCCCATCAGGGGCTGTGTAACCATGAGACGCTTTGATGTTTGGTCTTGATATCAATATTCCAATATctgaaatatgcatttttttatgtctatgtACATTCTAATACTGTTAGATATAGAGCAATAACTGACAAatttatgtgttgttttttggggggcatCACATTCAGTAGACAATGAAGTTTGatataatgagcctgattcattaaagctctccaagactggagaagatacactttcatcagtgaagctgggtgacattagttagcaattattttcaatcctggactaataAATTAGCCCAATAAATCAAGACCTATCtgtttctacagaaaaaaaatatagtagaTTTTCCgttattttctttctcttggtTATTGTAAGgactaaaaaagtattttcacacaggtatattggaaatattgtctcattattttgtatttttattttcagccattAGGTACACCGCTGGGCgtctttttacatttgcaggtCTGATGTTCTATGCTTGTGTTTGCTGAGAAACATAGTTCAAACTTTAGCTTAGACACAACAAATGGGCCACAACTGTTATCCTGTTATATACAGAAGGCTACAAACACAGGTTCCAGTATAGAGAAGATatctgaaagcaaacagcttctGCTTTGGTTTCCCTTTAGAAAACCCATAGAGATTTGTGTATTCTGTGGCTTAAAAGTTGCCTTATGAAATGATTATTGgcaaaacaaagtataaaaaccTCATAAATAGTTTAGAATAAAGTTAACCCAATTTACACAGTGGTGTTTATTTGAACAATGCGGTGCTCTAAATCATGGCAGCGAGTCCAGTTGGGTATTTCTGGGCTTACAAGCTTTGAAGTAATATCCACTTACAAAGCTAGAATCATATCACACACATAAATCATAGCATAGGTGAAAAATAATTCTTCATAAAGGTACACAAAAAAGGTTTAACGCAAACTATATAGAATACTAGTCTATTAGTGTAGTGAAAAATTAAGTTATCAATGaacaactgaaatgtttttttaggttcaGTATAACAGGATTATGCCCAAGTATCTTATTTAAATTAAGATCCAAACTGTATAGCAATGGTTTTAACTGGTCATCAGGTATCCCAACATCAGTTATTTTAGGATAACAGCTGTAATCTGTTACCTGTCCTTTTGAGTATTTCTCTCCCCCTTCTTCATACCTATTAAAGTGAGAATTCTGTTCGGTCACCGTTTTTCTGTGAAGTCTGCTGCCAAACTCAT is part of the Pyxicephalus adspersus chromosome 3, UCB_Pads_2.0, whole genome shotgun sequence genome and encodes:
- the LOC140326539 gene encoding kelch-like protein 23 yields the protein MEQVDEIILEVEQKLFQVEKSVLAAESNYFQIMFYGGFKENSMHHIHLYGVSETCFQILLDFVKSGNMELNQGNVTDLLETADFLDLRQAKQLCIGYLKQELGVSNCLSMMSYSRQYNCAELFDSAFYVAVTHLSELLQDSEDEFSELDKETLIELLQTDELYVTNEDFVFDAVMKWVMVDSIREKEFEELVSFVRPAFLSLTFLDVLVKRSQRSKEHDVYARLLQMLNTKPPRAWSLMNEVMSTSRTYETLYVLGGKHEKEHQELYVYLPKTSTWRPCSPLQRKNLTQYAVATVGNLVIVTGGYFRGDFVWYSIDWVLIYDSSNNSWTDGPPMKISRNCHCAVGVGLYLYVIGGSTDEGVTPDVEKLDLAEMTWESQSPLIRPVERAAAASVDAKLYVICGRDENGDVYSGVQRLDTETGVWDVITYSPMPRYDLCATVLNGVLYTIGGKALRFDLRTERWSVIEEECLDRKFFMGCCSANGRMYFLGQRRASITSDIPNFVLYDPYLDICQVEDSNLPCPLPIRGCVTMRRFDVWS